Below is a window of Brachyspira pilosicoli DNA.
ATTTTTTCTGACGGGCAATAAAATAGTTAAATAAAATCCAACAATTGTTGTAAAAAGAAAAATTAATATTGCAGCTATGATAGGGTTTTTATAAGCCCATTTTTTATACACATCAAATAACTTTTGTTGCCTATTAAGTAATACAACATTTTCTTTATTTATTTCATATAAATCATTTTTGAACTCTTCAATTTCATTTTTATCAATATCTTTTAAATTTACATTTTCATCTTCTTCTAACTTTAAAAATACTTTATCAATGGAGTCAGAAAAAACTTTTTTGTAATTTAATTCAGGAATATTTTTAGATAGTTCTTCATATTGTTTAAGAGCATCATGAAAACTATTAATAACATTAAAGCCCATAATCTTCTTATATTCTTTTTTATATAGTTTTTCATATTGTTTAAGAGCATCATGGAAACTATTAATAACATTAACCCCCATAATCTTCTTATATTCTTTTTTATGTAATTCCATAACATTACTAATAGCATTTGAAATTGAACATGAAGCTGATTTTAATAAATCTGAATTGACAGATTGTAAAAAATAATTTGAAATATCTGGTAAAGTTTTATTTGCTTCTTTAAGTTGTTCAGATAATGAATTTGCAATTAAATCTTTATTTTCCATTTAATCTCCATTAACAATATTTTTAACTATATAAATAAAAATAGCCAAGCCCAGAAACTGAGCTTGACTATTAAGAGAAGATATTATTTTTTATGTTTTGTAATATCTTTCAAAGTATATTTAGCACTTTTTCCATTTGATGGTGGAAATTTTTTATCTTTAACCATCGTAATTTCTAAATTACTACTATTAACTTGATACTGACCACTAACTTCGCATTTTTGACCTGTATTAAATTTTTTATTCATTTTTTATTAATTCCTTTATTCTTTAAATTTTGTTCGAGTTGAGTATGAGTTTGGTAATTTCCTTTTTCTATCTCTTTTTTTACTATATCCGCATATTTTTTAGGATATTTACCTTGCTCATACTTAATCTCATGTTTTTGTTTTTTATCTATAAATTTATCATCTCTAGCTTTGTTTTCTGCCATATTAAACTCCTTATATAGCATAATTATATAATACATTTTATACTAACTAGTATAATTTTTAGTCAAAATGTATAAAATACTAAAAAAACTAACCTTGCATATTGACATATATATGATTTATATATATAATTATATATATAAATCAGGGTGGTATTTTAATCATATAAATTCCTCCTTGAGAAAATAATATCCAATTTAAAATATTGGTAATTTCTTTTATTACGCACAATTAAAGTTTGGCGACCGTATTGTGCGTAATTTTTTATTTTACATTTCATTATACATTCTTATTAAAAAATAGCAAGTTTAAATCTCCATATTTTCGGATTTTTTTTCATAAAATTAACTTTTTTCTTCATAAAACTCCTTTTTTATTTCAAATATAAATATATTATAACATATTTTTAAAAAAATACAAGTAAAATATATTTATTATAACTTTATTATAAGTGAAACTTATAATAAATATAACCATTAATATTAATAAAAGTAAAATAAAAAATTAATTTTTTTTAGAAAAAATAAAAAAAACAAGGGAAGTAGCTCCCTTGTTTAAATAATTCGAGTTATCAAAACCTAAACTATAAAATTATCATTTTTAGTTATCACCCTCTACAATCTTAATATCACTTTCATCTAAATTATAAATTTTATAGACTAAACTATCTATTTGCCTATCTATTGCATTAATCTGCCTGTTAATCATAGTGATAGAATTAGGATTTTTCTCAGCGGACAACTTTTTGTTTAAAGTGATGATGTTGTCAACAAGCGTAACGATTTTGTCATGCATTTCCCTGTCTTGTGTATTAGACATATCTAATAATGGTATAGGTATTGATTCTAATTGATTTTTTTGTATATGGGGAAATAAGGTATCATCATTAACATAGATATTTTTAAACCAAAAATTTACTACTTTTGAATTTAAAACCGCTAACAAATAATTAATATTACTTTCATCAATTATATGAACATTATAAACTACATTAGTATTACAATAACCTACTTCATCTAAAGCAAATTCTATATTATTAGATACAAATTTTGTTACCATTTTAGGCACTTTAGTAAATATCTCTTCTCTCTTAAAAATTTTTGATTCATTTTTAAAATCTGGATGCACATAATATTCGCCCTCTGTTATAACATATCTACTAATATTTTCACCTCGTATCATTTTATATTTACTTTTTTCTTTATTAATCTTCTCATTATTAAAACCGCACTCAAAACCTCTAATAATATCACAATGTGAGCCTAATTTTGAATAATTAGATAATTCTATTTTATTAATCAAATTAATATTATTTTCTTTTAATAAAAATGGGAATAAATTAAATGGCATATTATCTACAAATTTTATGTCTATATCCTGAAAATAATTATATATACCTTTTTTAAACATTCCTACTTTTACCTTTGAATTTTTATTTGATTTAGAACATATTATTATATTAGCCTCTACTGAAGCACCTAAAAAAGGTTTTTCAGCATCAATATATCCTGTTATATGGAAATTATCTATATAAAATTTTCTTAACTCTTTAAAGTTTTCATTAGTGGCTAATCTTTTAGGAAGTATAAAACTGTATATACCATTTTCATTTAATAATTTATATGATAACTCTGTAAATAAAGAATATAAATCATATTGACCAACTGCAAGAGTAAATTTATTTTTAAAATATTCTTTAAATAAATTATTAAAATCTACAGTTCTGATACTTACATACGGCGGATTGCCTATCACTATATCAAAGCCGCCGCCTTTAAAAATATTTTTAAATTCGTCTTCCCAATCAAAACAATTTATTTTATATTGCGTCTCCTCATCAAAATCAAGCATCGACTGGCTTTCATAAAAATCATTGCCTATCAAACTGTTCCCGCACTTGATGTTGTCCTCCAATGACGGTAAAGCCCGCTCATTAAATAAATCCTGATTGTTCTGTATTGACGCTGGGCTCTCCCCCTCCAAACATTTCATTAGTAGCGATAATTTCGTTACCTCTACCGCATTGCTGTCTATGTCCACACCAAATATGTTGTTGCGTAATATCTGCTTCTTTATCCAAATTGTTAAATCCCCATTCTCCTTTATTACATCTTCTTTCACCCCCTTAAACTTCGCCCTGTCCTTTATCTTGTTGTAATATTCTATATGATAATTAAGTAAATATTTATACGCCCCAAGTAAAAAACTGCCGCTACCGCAAGCAGGGTCCAATATCTTTATATTGGCTATCTCCTCTGGCTTCTTACCCTTTATCGCCTCCCCAACCGTATTCGCTACTATATAATCTACTATATACTCTGGTGTATAATAAACCCCTCCTGCCTTACGCACCTCTGGTTTTAATTCTATCTTTGCACTATGGTTCTTACCTATAGTGATAGTTTTGCCGAGAAACTGCTCATAAGCATTCCCTATTATCTCAACCGATATCACAGAAAACTCATAAGGACTCAAAGGATAATAAAGCTCATTAATAATCTCTTTTATCACCTTATTATCAATCACAATACTGCTGCTAATACTGTCTTTAGAGAAATCAAACAGCCCGGAATTATACCTACCGTCAGCATGTTCAAAAACTCTTAAAAGATTGCTGTAAAAATTGTCATTTTTGTTTTCACAAGTTTTTTTCAAATCGCCATACTCTTCGATACCTCTGTCCTCAGCGGCCCTCAAAAATATAATTCTGTCAATAATCTGCTGCACTGCATAATTCAAATCACGTACAGATAAATCTTTGTTTAATTTAGATATATTAGAAGCGAGTTTAGTACGTAGATTGTCAAGGGTGATTAAAAAATCTATATCAACGCTTTCAGTACCTTTTTTGTTAGAAGTACCAGCAATATATTTTTCAAGGGAGCCCTGTTCAATTTTTTCTTTGTTAAGTATCTCATAAAGAAAATCGAATTTTTTTAAATAATCCTCAAAATGAATATATTCAATTCTTGCAGTAGAGGCCTTATCATTAACATTAGGTTTTCTGGTGCAATCATAAATAGCAAGTTCTTCAAAATCTGTGAGGAAACTAATCCCGAGCTTTGCACTCCAACCATACCTCCTAAGCTGGAAAGCAGGTAAACTGTCCTCTTTGAGATTAACACCTGGCTTTTTAGCCTCAACAAAGAAAACCCTATTCCCCCCAATACGAAATGCATAATCAGGAGCTTTAGTTTCTTTCCCAACTTTAACTTTATCCTCATGAATTACATCACGATAAGTTTGCGATTTCCCCGCCCTGTTAGACACATCCCAACCGAACGCCTCAAAGAACGGATCCAAAAAATCCCTTCTAGTTTCCGTTTCATTATAATTTTTATTAGTATATTGTTCTCTGTTATTTCTAAACTTAATAACAAGCTCTTCAACTTTTTTATAAACTTCATCTTTGCTATGCATAAAAATACTCCCCCAATTACTTACATAAGAAAATATTAATAAAAAAATATTGATTGTAAAAAACAATTTTGTTATTTTTACATAGTATAAGTAATTTTTTTTAATTATTCAATGAAAGAGAGAATTTTTTATATAATATTTTAAAAGATAAAAAATAACAAATATAAATGAGTATACAAAAAAAGCGAAAGATTATTTTTATCTAACCTTTCGCTTTTTAAAACCTATAAAAAATTATTATAATTTTTTTAATTCTTCCAAATTTCCTGAATCTATAATCTGTCTTTTAAACTCTTCTTCAGACAATATATTTTTGATTCCTATAATTTTACTATCATCTTTCACAGCTTCTTTTACTTTTTCTAAAAAAGCAAAAGGGCAAAATATTAAATTATATTCATCTATCTTATTGTTTTGCAAATCAGAATGTTCTATTTGAGCATCTTTTATATCAAAACTTTCTAAAACTCTTTTAATTTTTTCTACCATCATTAAACTAGTTCCAGAACCATTAGCACAAATTGCAAGCACTTTTAACATTTTTATTTATACTCCTTCTAACAAAATTATTTTTTCATTAATTCATCTACATACTTAACTATATCAAATCCAGCATTCAAAGCCTTAGCAATAGAACCTCCAGATTTATATAATATATCTCCAGCTATAAATAAGTTTTTAACAGAGCTTTCATGTTTATCATTAACTATAGGCACTCCGCTTTCATCTAACTCTATATCACACCTCTTTAAGAAATCTATTGGAGCAACTCCTCCTAAAGCATATATTACTCTGTCATAAGTATCATCAGCACCATCAGCATAATGAACTAATACTTTTCCATTACTGTCTTCTATAGATTTAATATCAACACCTAATCTTGGCTTTACTTTACCGCTCGCTATATCTTCTTTAATAGTTTCTAAGTTCTTTTCATTAGGTCTTGTAAATTCAGCCTTTCTGTAATTGATTGTAACATCATTATCCTTACCTAAAAGATAAGCATACTCAACAGCAGAGTTTCCTCCGCCAACTACTAATACTTTTTCGTTTTCTTTGCATTTGTAAATATTAAAGTTTACAACGTTGTTCAAACTAGGCGGTATATTATAATCAGGTCTATTAGGTCTTCCCATCTTACCAATAGAAGCTACAACATATTTAGCAGTATAAGTTTTATTATCAACAGTATTAACTTCTAAATATTCACCATTCTTTTTAATAGATTCAACTTCAGTATTAAACATAGCTTCAATGTAGTTTCCAAACAAACATTCACTAAATAAATCTAATACATCTCCTTTAGTTGCAGTTTCAAATTTAATGTTGCCTTTCAAATCTAAAGCTTCACCTTTATAATCTTTGTCTACTCTTTTATCATCTTTATAAAACTTTCTAATAGTAGTAGAGTGATTATCACCTTTTTCTATAAGAAGCACTTTTTTCATTTGAAGTATAGCAGCCTCAACAGCAGCAGCAATTCCGCCCGGGCCGCCTCCTACTATAATTAAATCATATATATTATCCATAATTTTACCTCCTTAAATAAAATATATATATCTTTAACATGTAAAATCAATTATTAGTATGAAATATTATAAAATAAATGTTAGAAAAGTCAAACAGTTTTATATACTAAAAAATTAAAAAGTTTTTTATTTATATCTATTATTATCACTTCCCTACAGCTATTTTATTTATACAAAATAATATATATATTTTTTGAATATGCTTTACAAAAGACTGTGTTTTTAATTAAAATAATAATATTATATAAATCTTATAAATATATAAAGATAAAATATTTATATATTGCTAAACCTGTCATAAAAATACAACTTTTACAAAGTATACACTATGAGCTAAGAAATCACTTTTAGATATATAACACTATGTAAAAGTTTAACAAATTACAAAATATAAGTTATTTAGTTATAAAATTATATATCTAGATTTTTAACATATTTAGCATTGGCCTCAATAAACTCTCTTCTCGGCTTAACTTCATCACCCATAAGCATAGAGAATAATTGGTCTGCCTTTTCAGCATCTTCTGTTAATACCTGATACATAAGTCTTGTTTCTGGGTTCATAGTAGTTTCCCATAATTGGTCAGCATTCATTTCACCCAAACCTTTATATCTTTGTATGTCGTATTTTCTATCTTTATTTTCTTCTAAGATTTTATCTCTCTGTTCATCAGTATATGCATAAACAAAATTTTTCTTATCAAAACTAATTTTGTATAGAGGAGGAACAGCTATAAATATATGTCCCAAATCTATTAAAGGACGCATATATCTAAAGAAGAAAGTTAAAAGTAAAGTTCTTATGTGTGAGCCGTCAATATCAGCATCAGCCATTATAATGATTCTTCCATATCTTATTTTAGATATATCAAAAGAAGCACCAACTCCGCATCCTAATGCTGCTATTATTGGTTTTAAGCTGTCGGTATCTATTATTTTATCGAGTCTTGCTTTTTCAACATTCAATACCTTACCTCTTAACGGTAATATAGCTTGGAAATGTCTATCTCTTCCGCCTTTAGCAGTACCGCCTGCAGAGTCTCCCTCTACAAGATATACTTCACATTTATCAACCTCTTGCTCAGAACAGTCAGCCAATTTGCCAGGCAAAGAATCGCTCTCTAAAGCATTTTTTCTTCTTGCTAAATCTCTTGCCCTTCTTGCAGCTTCTCTTGCATTTGCAGCTGATATTATTTTTTCAAGTATTGCTTTTATTACTTTTGGGTTTTGTGAGAAATAATCATTTAAACCTTCAACTACAAGTTTTTCTGTAACAGCACGAACTTCAGTATTACCCAATTTAGTTTTTGTTTGACCTTCAAATTGAGGATTAGGTATTTTTACAGATACTACAGCAACTAAACCTTCTCTTGTGTCTTCGCCCATAAATGTTATTTTATTCTTTTTGTCTAATTCAAGCTTTTTAGCAAAATCTGTATAAACTCTTGTTAAGGCTGTTCTAAATCCTACTAAATGCGTACCGCCTTCTGTAGTGTTTATGTTGTTACAGTATGTGAATATATTTTCATTATAGGCATCAACATATTGCATTGCTACTTCTACATCTGTTTTATCTTCTGTTTTATGCAAATATATTGGTTTATCATGCAATGTTTTTTTGTTTTCATTAAGGTGGGTGATAAACATTTCTATACCGCCCTCATAATAAAACTCATTGCTTACAGGTTTTGACTCTCTTTTATCTATGAGTGTTATTCTTATTCCTCTGTTTAAGAAAGCTAATTCTCTTAATCTATTAGCAAGTATTTTATAATCATAAACAGTTGTTTCAAATATTTCAGGGTCTGGAGTAAATGTTACTTTTGTTCCTGTTTTATTTGATTTACCTACTTCTTTTACAGGCTCTTCTGGTATTCCTCTATGATATACTTGTCTGTAGAGTTTACCGTCTTTGCTTACCTCAGCAATAAGCTCTGTACTTAAAGCATTAACTACAGATACACCAACACCATGCAAACCGCCTGATACTTTATAAGTTTCATTGTCAAATTTACCACCAGCATGAAGTTTAGTCATAACAACTTCTAAAGCAGATATTTTGAGCTTCGGATGCATATCAACAGGTATTCCTCTTCCATCATCTTCTACTTCTATTATATTATCTTTTTTTATTGTAACTATTATATTTTTACAGAAGCCTGCCATAGCTTCATCTATACTATTGTCAACTACCTCGTATACCAAATGATGCAAACCTTGAGAACCAGTAGAACCTATATACATACCTGGGCGTTTTCTAACAGGGTCTAATCCTTCTAACACCTGAATATTTTTCGAACTATATGTCTTTTCTCCAGTAGCCATTATATAATATCCTTTTCAATACTTAATTAAATTTTAATTGATATATTATACACCTATTTTAATATAATTACAATTAGGAAATGTTAGAGAGTTCTAATTATTTGAGTATTTAGTGTATGGGTTCAACGGCAATTTTTATGCAATTATCCTCTTTTTTATCAAATATCTCATAGCCTCTTAATATATTATCTAGTTTTATAGTATGAGTGATGAGAAAATCAGTATTTAACTTGCCTTGAGATATTAGCTGTAAGATTTCATCACTATGAACAGCATCAACACCGCCTGTTTTGAATATCAAGTTTTTTCCATACATTATATTTAACGGAAGTATCTGAGGCTTTTCATACATTGCAACTAATGCTACAACAGAATTAGGCCTTGCAATTCTCCAAGCTAAGTCGAATGTATTTTCTCCTCCTGCTGCCTCTATTGTGCCGTCAGAAAGTTTTCCAGCATTTATATCTTTTATATATTCTTCTATATTGCTAACTTTATTAGGATTAATAAAAAAGTCTGCTAAATTGTTTGTTTTTGCGATGTTTAATCTATCTTCATTTATATCTATTGCTATAATTTTTTTTGCTCCAAAAGCCCTCGCACTCATCATAGCACAAAGCCCCACTGGTCCAGCACCTATTACAGCAACAGTATCATTATTTTTTATATCGCAAAGCTCAGCACCAAAATATCCGCTTGCCAAAATATCTCCTACAAATAATGCATTTTTGTATGTAACATTTTGAGGAATTATATTTAATGACATATCAGCAAAAGGCACTCTCACATATTCAGCCTGACAGCCATTAATGCGGCAGCCTATCTCCCAGCCTCCTTTTTCGCAGTTGTTTATAAAGCCATTTTTGCAATAAAAACATTCTCCGCAAAAAGTTATGCAGTTGGCAGATACTCTGTCTCCTTTCTTTAACTTTCTTACATCGCTTCCAACTTCTACTACTTCGCCCACAAATTCATGCCCAAGCACTATATTTTTATTTGCTCTCGGTACTTGACCATTTATTATATGAAAGTCGCTTGTGCATATACTTGATAATTGTACTTTTACTATAGCGTCTTTACTGTCTATAATCTTTGGATTTTCTATTTCCTTTAATTCTATTTTTTTATCTCCAATATAAACTAAAGCTTTCATTTTTATTCCTAAAGTTTTTAATAGTTATAATAAGTATATACTAAAAAATTATATTTTGTAAAAAATATTAAGCTAAAACATTTGCACTTTTTGCAACTTTTTGTGGCGGGAAAAAGTTGAATAAAAATAAGAACATAAATTATAGTTGTTTAATAGATACTAAAAAAATTTTATTTTTTTTATTATTTGCGGGGACTAGTCCCCGCACCCCCAGTTCTTTTGCCGACGCTCTGCGTGCCTGCGGCAAGGCACCTACTCGGTATTGGTATAAAAGAACCTTATATCCTTCAGATACGCTTCGCGAAGAACTGCATTTTTATTATAAATTTCATAATTTAATTGTACATTAAAAGGCACTCCCCGCACGACTAAGAAGTTATAATTAAAGCATAGCATTACCGTGCGGCAAGGTGGTACAGCTCGTACGCGGAAAAAAGTTGAATAAAAAAATTATAAAAAAATTATAAAAAAATATAAATATAATTGTATAGATATATCAACATTTATTTTTTGACAAACTTTTTATTTTTTATATAATTATAAAACTTATAATTATGAATAATCAAGTTAAAGAATATATTTCAGAAAAATTAAAACGCCTGCCTACAAAATCTGGCGTATACTTTATGAAAGATAAAGACGCTAATATTATATATATAGGCAAAGCGAAATCATTAAAAAAAAGAGTATCTTCCTATTTTATAGGGAACAATAAAGATGCAAAAACAACTGCATTAGTAGAACATATTAGAGATATTGATTATATAGTTACAAAAAATGAAGTAGAGGCATTAATTCTTGAAGCAGAGATGATAAGAAAGCATAAGCCTCATTATAATATACTTCTTAAAGACCAAAAATCTTTCCCTTTTATAGCAATTACAAACGAACATTTTCCAAGAGTGATAAAAGCAAGAAATGTAATAGACAAAGAAAATGCTAAAAAATATAAAAAATATTATGGACCTTATGTTGCTGCTGAGAGGGCAGAAAAAATAGTAAAGTTTATAATAGATAATTTTAAGCTTAGAAGGTGCAAATATGATTTTCCTCTAAAACGTAAAATAAGACCTTGCCTTTATTATCATATAGGTAAATGCACCGCTCCTTGTGCTGATTTGATTGACGAGAAAGAATATGATAAAGATATTGATAATGCTATTATGCTTCTTGAGGGGAATGTTGATGAGCTTGTTGCTAAAATGAAGCAGGATATGTTTGTATTTGCAGAGAAGTTAGAGTTTGAGAGGGCAAAAGATTTAAGAGATAAAATTGACTTACTTAAATCTATCACAGTTGAACAGAGCATATATGTACCAGAGAGTGATGATATAGATATTATAGGAGCTTATGGACAAAATGGAGATTACACTATTGTTGTACTTTCTGTAAAAGGCGGTAAGCTTGTAGATAGAAAAACTTTTGCTATGCAAGACAAAAATATTGATGAGGATTCTAATAAATCAAGATATAGTGAAGTGATTTCTGCATTTATTACTCAATATTATACTCATAATAATTTAATACCCGCTTCAATAGCTACAGATTTTGTAATTAAAGATTTTGATGTTGTAAAGGATTATTTAAAAGAGATATCTGGAAGAGATGTTGAAATAAAACTTGATAACACAAAGAAAGGATTAATATCCATAGCCAACGAAAATGCAAGACATTTATTTAAAGAGAGAGCATTGATTAGAGAAGTGCCTATTGGTATTACAAGGCTTCAAGAAATATTTAAACTTAAAAAAGCTCCTTCTATAATAGAATCTTTCGATATAGCACATATTCAAGGAAGCTATACTATGGCTGGAATGGTGAGATTTGTTAATGGTGTTTCTGACAATAAAAACTATAGAATATTTAATATGAAAACTGTTACAGGCATAGATGACTTTGCTTCTATAAAAGAGGCAGTATATAGAAGATACAAAAGGCTTAAAGAAGAGAACTCTACATTTCCAGATTTAATACTTATAGATGGAGGAAGAGGTCAGCTTAATTCTGCAATAGAAGCTTTAAAAGAATTAGACATAAAAAATCAGCCTATAATGGCACTTGCTAAAAAGTTTGAAGAGATATATTTACCAAATAGAGAAACCCCTGTTCAATTAAATGATAATGAGCCTGCAAGGTTGTTTTTACAAAAGGTGAGAGATGAAACGCATAGATGGGTTAATACTAGTCATGGAAAAAAGAGAAGCAGAGAGATGGTAAAAAGCGAACTTGAAAAAATAGAAGGTTTGGGTAAAAAGGGCATAGAAAAACTTTATTCCCATTTTATCAATATAGACAATATAAAAAATGCTTCATTAGATAATATAGCCAATATACCGGGAATAAGTTATAAGGTGGCAAATAATATTTATAACTATTTCCACAAATAAAATAACTCGCTTAATCATTTATTTAATAAAATTATTAATTATTATATCTCTATTAATTAAATAAAAAATCATAGCTAAAATATATGGATACTATTTTTAATAGCAGTTTTAAATATATAAAATATATAAAAACTTTTTTAATAAAGTTATTTTTTTTAGTATAGACTAAATATAATTATTAATTTATAATATAAAAAAATATATAAAAGGTTTATATAATGAAAATACTAATTATAGGATCTGGCGGAAGAGAACATGCTATAGCTTTTAGTTTATCAAAGAATGAAAAAGTAAAAAAGATATATTGCTCTGACGGGAATGCCGGAACTTTTTATGAAAATAAATGTGAGAATATAAAATTAAATGGAATTGAAGAGTTTGTTAATTTTGCAAAAGATAAAAATATTGATTTAACTATAGTAGGAAGTGAGGAACTACTTGTTGCCGGTATAGTAGATATATTTGAAAAGAACAACTTAAAAATATTTGGACCGAATAAAAAAGGTGCTATGCTTGAAGGCTCCAAAGCTTATGCTAAAGAGTTTATGAAAAAGTATGGTATTAAAACGGCAGAATATAAAACATTTAATGACTACAATAATGCAAAAGAATATTTAAATAATATAAATTATCCTCTTGTTATAAAGGCGAGCGGGCTTGCTTTGGGTAAGGGAGTAATTATATGTAAAGACATTAACGAAGCTAATAATGCTTTAAAAGATATGATGATAAAAAAAGTATTCGGGGATGCTTGTAATGAGATAGTAATAGAAGAGTTTTTGGAAGGTTATGAGGCTTCTATTTTATCTATAACAGACGGAGAAACTATAATACCCTTTATATCTGCAAAAGACCATAAAAAAGCGTTAGATAATGATGAAGGATTAAACACAGGAGGAATGGGAGTAATATCGCCAAACCCTTATTATACAAAAGAGGCAGAAAGCTTATTTATAAAAGATATACTAACCCCTACTCTCGAAGGAATGAAAAAAGAAAATATAAGTTTTGCTGGTATAATATTTTTTGGGCTTATGATTACAAAAAATGGAGTATATTTGCTTGAGTAT
It encodes the following:
- the purD gene encoding phosphoribosylamine--glycine ligase, which produces MKILIIGSGGREHAIAFSLSKNEKVKKIYCSDGNAGTFYENKCENIKLNGIEEFVNFAKDKNIDLTIVGSEELLVAGIVDIFEKNNLKIFGPNKKGAMLEGSKAYAKEFMKKYGIKTAEYKTFNDYNNAKEYLNNINYPLVIKASGLALGKGVIICKDINEANNALKDMMIKKVFGDACNEIVIEEFLEGYEASILSITDGETIIPFISAKDHKKALDNDEGLNTGGMGVISPNPYYTKEAESLFIKDILTPTLEGMKKENISFAGIIFFGLMITKNGVYLLEYNVRMGDPETQAVLMLMESDYLSLIESAMDKKLKDVEIKWKDKHACCVVMASGGYPSSYNKSYKITGINNINGKYFIAGAKLNENKDIITSGGRVLNVVNIAGSLEEARKLTYNDIEKIDFKDKYFRKDIGLIKQ
- the uvrC gene encoding excinuclease ABC subunit UvrC, producing the protein MNNQVKEYISEKLKRLPTKSGVYFMKDKDANIIYIGKAKSLKKRVSSYFIGNNKDAKTTALVEHIRDIDYIVTKNEVEALILEAEMIRKHKPHYNILLKDQKSFPFIAITNEHFPRVIKARNVIDKENAKKYKKYYGPYVAAERAEKIVKFIIDNFKLRRCKYDFPLKRKIRPCLYYHIGKCTAPCADLIDEKEYDKDIDNAIMLLEGNVDELVAKMKQDMFVFAEKLEFERAKDLRDKIDLLKSITVEQSIYVPESDDIDIIGAYGQNGDYTIVVLSVKGGKLVDRKTFAMQDKNIDEDSNKSRYSEVISAFITQYYTHNNLIPASIATDFVIKDFDVVKDYLKEISGRDVEIKLDNTKKGLISIANENARHLFKERALIREVPIGITRLQEIFKLKKAPSIIESFDIAHIQGSYTMAGMVRFVNGVSDNKNYRIFNMKTVTGIDDFASIKEAVYRRYKRLKEENSTFPDLILIDGGRGQLNSAIEALKELDIKNQPIMALAKKFEEIYLPNRETPVQLNDNEPARLFLQKVRDETHRWVNTSHGKKRSREMVKSELEKIEGLGKKGIEKLYSHFINIDNIKNASLDNIANIPGISYKVANNIYNYFHK